The Armatimonadota bacterium genomic interval GCCGGCCGGGTTGGGGACCGCGTTGATGGTCATCGGCGCCGTCGGCGGATGGTTGGTCGGCATGGTTGTCGCAGCGGGCCTGGGAGGCGCGTTCGGCATGCCGGGGTTCGGACAGTTCGGCCGCGGTGGGGCGGCCAGCGTGGTCTGGGGTGTGACCCCGTTCATGGCGGCGCTCGCGCTGGCGCTGCTGACCTGCCGCCCCCGCCCGGAACTGTACGCGCGCAGCTGAGATGCTGACGACCGCCGGTCGGTCCCGCGCTCAGGAGACGGCCGCGCGGACCCTGTCGAGGTCGTCGGCGCCGATGACGATACGGTTGGCTGTCGCCAGGTAGACGACGTCGACGTTCGCGCCGGCAGCGGCGATCTTGCGCGCGATCTGTCCCAGAGCGCCCGGCCGGTCCTCAGCCTCGAGCACCAGCACGTCGCGCTCCCCGCGCACCTCGATGCCCACGTCCTCCAGGGCGGCGCGGGCGGCGGCGGCATCATCGACCAGCACGTGGAGGATCCCCTTGCCCGCCGCTGTGAACCCGCATATGCCCTCGATGTTGATGCCGGCTCTGCCCAGCGTCTCGCCCAGGGCCGCGAGCGTGCCCGGCCGGTCTTCCAGCACGACGGTGAGGTCCTTCGCCATCGCTGTCCCTCCTGGGTGTCATCTGGTGAAAGGCGTTTGACACGGTGGCTTCGACTCCTGGCGACGTGCTGTCAGCGCAGACGCCAGAACGCGCCCGCTGCCGCTCCGGCGACGAACAGCACGTAGGACGGACGCTGCACAAGCCCGAGCAGGAGGCTGTCCACGGGAATCACCGATCCGGCCTGGCCCACGGCCAACACGTTGGGGGCGACCAGCGTAAGCCCGATCGCCACCGAGGCAGCGGCGGCGATCGCGACCGGAGAGCCTGTGCGCCCCCCTACGACGCGGCGGATGCCCTCGCCGGCGAGCGTGCCCACGGCGGGGCCAATGAGGATCAGCAAGAGCACATATCCGGACAGGATGGATAGCCCCACCGCCCCGGCCGCGGCACCGATCCCCGTACCGGTCAGCAGCACCACGGCGAGCAGGCGCGACCCGACCCTCAGGGTCTCCGGTACGGGGGCGATCCCACACCGCCCGCACTTCATGCCCACCGGTGTCTGCACCAGACAGTCCGGGCAGATCGGGGTGCCGCAGGTGGCGCAGGTGAGCCCCGTCTCGACCGCAGGATGCGTGGCGCACTTCATCGTTCACCGCCGGAGGATGCGAACGCAGGCGAGCGCACCTGCCCGCGGTGCGTCCGACGCCGCCGTTGTCTGCGTCAGTCGGGATCGGCAGGTGACGCGGCCCCGCCGGTGGGCAGGATGGCGTGGATCTCCTGCGCGACATCGGGGCGGCCGCCGTCGCCCGTCGGGGTCTCGGTGCTCGTCCTGCGCGCGTGTTTGCGGGCCAGCTTGCGCTCCCGCTCCGCTTTCTTTTTCAGTTCGCGCTGCCGCTTGTTCGCGCTGTAGCGTGGCCGTGCCATGCGACCCCCGCAACCTCGAATTCACCGCCGCGCGGTGTGCTGTCATCGTCTCACAGGTCCGCGTGCGTGCGCCACCGCCGTGGGGTGCGTCGGACCGCTCGTTGCTCGTACGCGGTGAAAAGGAAAGGGGCGTCGGGGTGGCGGAGGGGGTGGGACTCGAACCCACAAGGCCCACGAGGGCCACCGGTTTTCGAGACCGGCCCCTTAGCCAGTTCGGTGCACCCCTCCGCAGACTCCAGTCTACCGTCACCGACCGTTCGTGAGAAGCACACGCACCCGCCCTTCCCGCTGTGCACTCGGTGTGGTGGGTTCGCAGGGCTTACCGAAGGTCGCGGAAGAACCGCCGCAACAGTTCGCCGGCCTCCTTCGCCAGCACACCGGTGGACACCTCGACGCGGTGATTGAGACGAGGGTCGTCGCAGATCCGGAACAGCGTGCGCACCCCGCCGCTGTTGGGGCTGTCGGCGCCGTAGACCAACCGCGTGATCCGGGCGAGCACGACGGCTCCGGCGCACATCGCGCACGGCTCCACCGTGACGTACAGGGCGCATCCTTCCAGCCGCCACGATCCCAACGCGCGCGCCGCCTGGCGGATGGCCAGGATCTCGGCGTGGGCGGTGGGGTCGCGCAGCGACTCACGCATGTCGTGACCCCGGGCGACGATGCGCCCTCGGTGGGCGATCACGCAGCCGATCGGCACCTCACCGTACGCGGCCGCCCGCTCGGCCTCCGCGAGCGCCTCGCGCATCAGCGTTTCGTCGTTCACGGCGCCGCCCCGACCATTCGCCGGGCCCTGGCGAAGATGCAGTCCAGCATCTTCTCCGTGAGCTTGCCGGTGTTGGTGTTCTGTCGGCTCGGGTGGTAGGTGCACAGGATCCGTGGCACCGGTCGTCCGCCCATCGCACCTGGGAATCGGATCAGTGCGCCGTGCGCGAAGGCGGGCCGCGGGCGTGGGAGGGCAAGGCCCAGATGCGCCAACGCACGGAGGACCGCGTCGAACGCAACCCTCCCGAGCGGGACGATCACCCGTACGTCTGGCAAGAGCCGCAACTCCCGCACCAGGTAGGGAAGGCAGTTGGCGAGTTCTGCAGACGACGGCCGATTGCCGGGCGGCGCGCACCGGACGGCCGCGGTCAGGTAGGCGTCCACCAACCGCAGCCCGTCGCCCCGGTGCGTGCTGGTGGGCTGGTTGGCGAACCCGGCGCGGTGCAATGCTCGGATCAACCAGACCGACGCGCCATTGGGGAGATCGCCGGTGAACATCCGGCCGGTGCGGTTGGCTCCGTGTGCGGCGGGCGCCAGCCCGACGACCAGCAGCCGCGCGCGGGGGTCGCCGAAGCCCGGGACGGGCTTGCCCCAGTAGTGCCAGGCCGCATACTCCGGTTTCTTCTCCCGGGCCACGCGCTCACGGTATTCGACCAGTCGCGGACAGCGCCGGCATGCGACCACGTCCCGTTTCACCCCTCGCAGCGTATCGCGGGCCATGTCCGAGATCTCTGATGCGGCACCCGCGCAAGCCCGCAGATGCCAACAGACCCTATGCTAGCAGCGCAGCCGCCGGCGGCAACCGCAGTGCCCGCGGGCGCGGAGGAAGCCGCCGGTCCGGCCGCCAACAGAATCCGGTGGAGGTGGATCGGGATGGAAACCTCGGTGCTGGGTGGGGCGGTCGTCTGGCGTCCCAGCGAAGCCTACGTCGAGCGCAGCCGGCTTCGGCGCTTCATGCGGGAGCACGGAATCGCCGACTACGACGACCTGTACCGCCGATCGATCGAAGACATGGAGTGGTTCTGGAACGCGGCGTTGGCGGAGATGAAGGTCGAGTGGTACCGACCGTACGGGCAGGTCTGCGACGCGTCCCGGGGCGTCGAGTGGGCGCGGTGGTTCGTCGGCGGCAAGACCAACCTGGCACACAATTGCCTGGACAAACATCGGCGTGCCGCGACGGCCGACAAGCCGGCGATCCACTGGGAAGGTGAAGACGGGTCGACGCGTACGCTGACCTATCGCCAGCTGCACGCAGAAGTGTGCCGGGCAGCGGCGGCCTTGCGCAGCCTGGGCGTCGAGCGGGGCGATCGTGTGGCACTGTTTTTGCCGATGATCCCCGAGGTCGCCGTCGCGCTGCTGGCGTGCGCCAAGATCGGCGCCATCCTGACGCCCGTCTTCTCCGGCTTCGCAGCGGACGCAGTGGCCTCGCGCGTGCGCGACTGCGAGGCGAAGGTGATCGTGACCGCGGACGGCTTCCACCGGCGCGGGCAGGTCGTGCCGATGCTGCGGACTGCGGACGCCGCGGCCCAGGCGTGTCCGAGCGTACAGCACATGCTCGTGGTGCAGCGCGTCGGCACTTATGAGGGATGGCAGCCCCGCCGCGATGTCTGGTGGCACGAGGCGACCGCGGATGCCCCAGACGAGGTGCCCACCGAGGTGATGGACGCCGAGGATCCCTTCATGATCATCTACACGTCCGGGACCACCGGCCGTCCCAAGGGCACGGTGCACGTGCACGCCGGCTTTCCGATCAAGGCAGCCCAAGACATGGCCTTCCACTTCGACGTGCAGGAAGGCGACGTGATGTTCTGGCTGACCGACATGGGTTGGATGATGGGGCCGTGGGAGGTGCTGGGCGTCCTCGCGCTGGGCGCGACGATGGTCCTGTACGAGGGCGTGCCGGATCACCCGCATCCGGGCCGTCTGTGGGAACTCGCAGCGCGCTACGGCGTCACGGTGCTGGGGATCGCCCCGACCGCGGTGCGGGCGCTGATGAAATACGGAGACCGCCTCCCGCAGCAGCACGACCTGAGCTCGCTGCGGGTGCTGGGCTCCACAGGGGAGCCGTGGAACCCCGAGCCCTACCTATGGTACTTCCACAATGTCGGCGGGCGCCGGTGTCCGATCATCAACTACTCGGGAGGAACCGAAATCTCCGGCGGCATCGTGTGCGGCACCGTGCTGCACCCATGCAAGCCCTGTTCGTTCGCGGGGCCGTGCCTGGGAATCGCCGCGGACATCTACGACACCGACGGTCGTCCCGTTCGGCCGGGAGAAGTCGGTGAGCTGGTCATCACCCGACCGTGGCCGGGGATGACGCGCGGCTTCTGGCGCGATCCGGGGCGTTACCTAGAGACGTACTGGTCGCGGTGGCCGGGGGTGTGGGTTCACGGCGACTGGGCCGCGCGGGACGCCGAGGGCTTCTGGTACATCCTGGGACGGTCGGACGACACGATCAAGATCGCAGGCAAGCGAGTGGGCCCGGCGGAAGTGGAGTCGGCGCTGACGGCCCATCCCGCGGTGGTGGAGGCCGCGACGATCGGTGTGCCCCACGAGGTGAAGGGGGAGGCGTTGGTCTGCTTCGTCGTGCTGTGTCCGGGCTACGCGCCCTCCGAGGTCCTCCGCGAGGAACTACGCGTTCTCGTCGCGGACAAGCTGGGCAAGGCGCTGCGACCCGAGGAGGTGAAGTTCGTGGCCGACCTTCCGAAGACGCGCAACGCCAAGGTGATGCGCCGCGTCCTCCGCGCCGCCTACATAGGACAGGACCCGGGCGACGTGTCCAGCCTGGAGAACCCGAAGGCCCTAGAGGAGATCGCGCGGGCGCGCTAGTACGCCCCGGGGGGCCCGGCGACGATCGGATCGGCGGCGCTCATGCGGTGCTCTGCGACCGCGAGGGGGTCTGTGTCGACGTCGCCGCGGACGGCCCATCCGATGCGCAGGCGCAGGTAGAGGTCGGGCTGTTCGGGCAACCGCAGTTGGGCCGTGGCCGCCCGAAGCCGCGTCACGACCTCCTCGGCCCGTGTGCTGCCCGCGCCCGGCAACAGGACGGCGAACTGTCCCCCGCGCAGCCTGCCGATGTGGTCGGTCCTCCGCACCTGGGCCCGCAGCATCCGCGCGACCTCGCGCAGCACCAAATCGCCCACGTGGCGACCGAACGCGGCGTTGATCGTGGCCAGATTCTCCACCCCCAACCGGATCACCGACAGGTCCTCACCCGTATGGGGCGAGCGGGCCATCGCGGCGGCGTAGGCGGCGGAGAACGCCTGCTCGCTGTCGGCACCGGTCAGGAAGTCGCGTGCGGCCGCCGTGTATCCTTCCCGCAACGTGCCGGTCAGGCGCGCCCGATCCATCGTGTGGCGCAGAACGAATGACGATGTCTGTGGGGTGTCGTCGATGTAGAAGAAGTCGTCCGCTCCGGCGGCGAGCGCATTCCCAATCACCTGCCGATCGGCACGCACCCCCGCCACCACGATGGGGACTTGACGATAGGCGTGGATGTCTTGCACCAGCTCGATGGGATCGGCACTGGGGGTCCGTAGGTCGAGGAGGATCAGGTCGTAGTGTTCGACCCTCAGCAGTTCCATCGCCTCGGCGGCGTCGGGTGCCACGGACGTCGCCCACCCTGGTTCCGTATAGGTGGGCACCCACCGCCGCGGTTGGGGGTCATGCGTGATCAGCAGCGCGTGCCAGGTCTGCTCACCTCCGGTGCTGCCCCACGCCGCGGCTTCTGGGAATGCGAGCGCTTCTCGGATCCGCCGCACCACTTCGGCGAGCTTGTCGCGCCACCGCTTCGAGGCTCCCATGCGGGCATTTTCCCCTGTGCTCGGTCTGGGATGAGCGTTATCGTCAGGGTCTTCGGCTGATCGTCGGAGCAAACCCACTGGCCTGGAGCGTGCGGGCGATCGCCAGCGCCACGGCCTCCCGGGCCGGGCCGACCACCACCGTATACACGGGGACGCGGTTGGGCTGGACGACCGCCGGGTAGCCGCGCGCCCGCACCTGGCGCGCCCGTGTTTCGGCAGCGGACGGGCTATCGAATACGCCCAGGTCCAGGCGGTACGAGCCGTCGCCGTCCGAGACGACGCTGGCTTCGATCCCGACAGCTGCCAGGGTGCGCCGCCGTTCTTCGGCCGCGCTGCGCAGGCGCAGCGGCGTCGCGACCACGCGAAATCCCGCCTGCCGGTCCGACGTCAGGATGCGTCCGACGACCGCGTAGGACTGCGACAGCCGCGCCACCAGCGCCTCGACTTCGCGCAGGTCCTCGGTGGGGCCGAACCGGATCCAGTATTGGACGGGTCGCGCCGCCGCGGTGGGTGCAGCCGTGGGCGTCCGGCGTGCAGGCCGCGATGTCGCAAGGGATCGGGGCGCAGGGGCGGAAGCCAGGACGGGCTGGTTCGTGGCGGCGATCTCCGGCAGGAGGGTGGGCGGAGCGAGCGGCGTGGGGGCGGCCCGGTTGGTGGGACCCGCCCCTCGCAAGGTGCCCCAAATCGCCACCAACAAGATCGCCGCGGCTAGGCTCCACAGCGCGACGCCGAGGCGGCGGCTCGCCCGATGCGGTTCTTGAGGCTCAGTGGCGTCCGCCAAGGGGTGCCCCCTCCCGAGCTGGCCAAACGTGCAGCTGACGTAGAGTCTTGTTGACTGTTTCCTGCAGAAATCCTTCGGAAGGGTTATGCCCAACCTGTGGACGTCCTAGACTGTACTGTTTCAGTTTAGTGTTGACAGCAAAGGAGGGTCATGTGACGTATCCTGCCCGTTGGACAGCCCCCGTGCGTGGGGAGATGGGAGTAACCGCCTATGACCCTTGAGGCCAGTGTACATGCCTTCCGCCTGCGGGTGATAGCCCGGGCGCAGGCCCTGGGCAACGTCAGCCAGGCCTGCCGGGAGTTTGGGATCTCCCGGACGCTGTTCTACCGCTGGCGACGGCGGTACCTGGCCTATGGGCCCGACGGGGTCTACCCCCGACGATGGGGTCCCAGGCGCGGCCGGCCCTCGGGGCTCAGTGCCCAAGACGAACGAGCGATTCTGGCCCTGGCGCTGGCACAGCCTACCTGTGGGCCGGCCCGGCTGGCTGTGCAGTTGGCCCGCCCCGAACACGGCGCCTGGCACCTGGCCCCGGCCACGGGGACACCCCACGGCTGCGGCGACGCCCGGGGATCCGTGTTCGCGGAACGTCAGCGGACGCCGATCACACGCGCGTAGAACGTCTGCAGCGGCGCGCCCGCCCCCGACAGGCTGTACGCGGTGATCCCTGGCTCACCTGCAGCTCGCCGTAACTGCCCATCTGGCCGCCCCGCACGATCCACGTGTCACCGGCGACCTGCACGGTCACCGCGCCGTCGAGGACGACGAGCTGCGGCCCGAACGGACTGGGGAAGGTGATCCGTCCGCTCACCCAGTTGCTGGCGGCGAATGTTACCTCGATTCACACAACTCAGAAACCAGATCGGAAGATGGCGGTGCGGCCTCGCGGGGGCTGGGTGGCGCGCCCGGAGGGAATCGAACCCCCGACCAGAGGCTTAGGAGTCCCCTGCTCTATCCACTGAGCTACGGGCGCGCAGTCCAAAGCGGATTTTAGCACCGCTTGCGCGGCCATGAGAAATGGCGCGCAGAATCCCGGACGATGTTTACGTCACAGGACAACGGCCGCCGTTTGGCCAATCTAACGACGAGGGGTCCCGACGACCCCAGAAGGAGGAGGAGGATGAGGCGAGTCGCTGTGCCGGTTGTGTGCGTGCTCGTCGTCGCATTCGCACTGCCGGCGCCTGCGCAGGCGCCCGCGGACGTGAACGTGGGTGCGATCTACCTGTGCAACGAGCTCACGCTGCGCATTCGGTTCCCCGCCGGGGGTCAGTCGATCGAGCAGCGACGCGAGGCGGTGCGGCTTCGGATCGTGCGCGCGTACGCCACCGAGCAGGTCACCGCGGCCAACATCGTGGCGCGGCCGGTGGGAGCCGACTGGGCGATCTACGTCGGCCGGCAGCTGATCATCACGGTGGACCAGAACCACGCACGGGCGAACAACACGACGACCGCAGCGCTGGCTCAGCTGTGGCTGGCGCGCCTTCGGGACCTGATGCCGCGGTGCCGGCCGGACCCGAACCCTCCGGGCAGCCGTCCGTAGCAGGCCGTGGTGGGCGAGGGCCGTCGTCTTGGCGACCCGGAACCTCGGGCGCCGCGGCGGCGTATGCACGATTGGAGGTGCTAGGGGGATCGGGAGGTGTGGCGCGCCCGGAGGGACTCGAACCCCCAGCCTTCTGATCCGTAGTCAGATGCTCTATCCATTGAGCTACGGGCGCGGCAAACAGGATTCTATCAGGCGATGTGTCGGGTGTCCACGAAGCCGCTGCTGGTCACGGTGCTCGTGCTGGCCGCCGCCGTGGTGGTTCAGGCGGCCACTCCGACATCGCTGCTGATCGTGCCCGGCCGGTCGGTGGGACCGATCGTCTTGGGTATGCGCATGACCCAGGTGTTCCAGGTCCTGGGGCCGCCCGAGGGACGCGAGCCCGGCGACCAGACGATCAAGTTCTTCTGGCCGCGCCGCGGCCTGACCGTGCGCGTCGACCGGGACGGCCGCGTGGATGCGATCTTCGTGGAAAGCCCCGCGTACCGGACGGCCCGAGGCGTCGGGGTCGGCAGCACGCGCGACGAGGTCGTGGGTGCTTATGGGCCGGCCCCCCAGGCCCAGGAGGACCGTACGACCCTGATTCTCTCCTACACACCGCTGGGGATCACCTTCGCGATCGCCAAGGACCGAGGAAGCCGCGTTCACCTGGTGATGGTCTATCTGGGCAGCGAGTGACGCCATCCGTTATACAGCCACTCACCTGGCGCAGCCCTTCCCGCTGTGACCTTGCTTGTGCGGGCACTCCGTTGGCGGAGGGGGTGGGATTCGAACCCACGGGCGGGTTTTACCCCGCCACGGTTTAGCAAACCGCCGCCTTGGACCTCTCGGCCACCCCTCCCAAGCGCAGTGTACAGTCAACCGCCGCAGGTGGAAAGCGCGGCTGCCCGCTTCCGACCGATGGATCACCGGCCGTACAGCTCCAGGATCAGCGCGACGTGTTTGATGCCGTCGACGTAGTCGCGTATCCGGATGTTCTCGTTGGGCGCGTGCACGTTCGTGCCCGGATACCCGATGCCCGCCCCGACCGCCGGCGTGCCAAACTGGGCGCAGACGACGTCCATGGGTCCGGTGGCGGCCATCAGCGGGTAGACGATCGGCTCGCGTCCGTAGACTTCTCGCGCCGCGTTCGCCACCACCCGCGCGATCTCGGAGTCCATCGGCGTCTTGGCGGGGTTTTCGAGTCCGAGTTCGT includes:
- a CDS encoding ACT domain-containing protein — protein: MAKDLTVVLEDRPGTLAALGETLGRAGINIEGICGFTAAGKGILHVLVDDAAAARAALEDVGIEVRGERDVLVLEAEDRPGALGQIARKIAAAGANVDVVYLATANRIVIGADDLDRVRAAVS
- the tadA gene encoding tRNA adenosine(34) deaminase TadA; translated protein: MNDETLMREALAEAERAAAYGEVPIGCVIAHRGRIVARGHDMRESLRDPTAHAEILAIRQAARALGSWRLEGCALYVTVEPCAMCAGAVVLARITRLVYGADSPNSGGVRTLFRICDDPRLNHRVEVSTGVLAKEAGELLRRFFRDLR
- a CDS encoding uracil-DNA glycosylase, encoding MARDTLRGVKRDVVACRRCPRLVEYRERVAREKKPEYAAWHYWGKPVPGFGDPRARLLVVGLAPAAHGANRTGRMFTGDLPNGASVWLIRALHRAGFANQPTSTHRGDGLRLVDAYLTAAVRCAPPGNRPSSAELANCLPYLVRELRLLPDVRVIVPLGRVAFDAVLRALAHLGLALPRPRPAFAHGALIRFPGAMGGRPVPRILCTYHPSRQNTNTGKLTEKMLDCIFARARRMVGAAP
- a CDS encoding acetate--CoA ligase, with product METSVLGGAVVWRPSEAYVERSRLRRFMREHGIADYDDLYRRSIEDMEWFWNAALAEMKVEWYRPYGQVCDASRGVEWARWFVGGKTNLAHNCLDKHRRAATADKPAIHWEGEDGSTRTLTYRQLHAEVCRAAAALRSLGVERGDRVALFLPMIPEVAVALLACAKIGAILTPVFSGFAADAVASRVRDCEAKVIVTADGFHRRGQVVPMLRTADAAAQACPSVQHMLVVQRVGTYEGWQPRRDVWWHEATADAPDEVPTEVMDAEDPFMIIYTSGTTGRPKGTVHVHAGFPIKAAQDMAFHFDVQEGDVMFWLTDMGWMMGPWEVLGVLALGATMVLYEGVPDHPHPGRLWELAARYGVTVLGIAPTAVRALMKYGDRLPQQHDLSSLRVLGSTGEPWNPEPYLWYFHNVGGRRCPIINYSGGTEISGGIVCGTVLHPCKPCSFAGPCLGIAADIYDTDGRPVRPGEVGELVITRPWPGMTRGFWRDPGRYLETYWSRWPGVWVHGDWAARDAEGFWYILGRSDDTIKIAGKRVGPAEVESALTAHPAVVEAATIGVPHEVKGEALVCFVVLCPGYAPSEVLREELRVLVADKLGKALRPEEVKFVADLPKTRNAKVMRRVLRAAYIGQDPGDVSSLENPKALEEIARAR
- a CDS encoding diguanylate cyclase — translated: MGASKRWRDKLAEVVRRIREALAFPEAAAWGSTGGEQTWHALLITHDPQPRRWVPTYTEPGWATSVAPDAAEAMELLRVEHYDLILLDLRTPSADPIELVQDIHAYRQVPIVVAGVRADRQVIGNALAAGADDFFYIDDTPQTSSFVLRHTMDRARLTGTLREGYTAAARDFLTGADSEQAFSAAYAAAMARSPHTGEDLSVIRLGVENLATINAAFGRHVGDLVLREVARMLRAQVRRTDHIGRLRGGQFAVLLPGAGSTRAEEVVTRLRAATAQLRLPEQPDLYLRLRIGWAVRGDVDTDPLAVAEHRMSAADPIVAGPPGAY
- a CDS encoding SPOR domain-containing protein yields the protein MADATEPQEPHRASRRLGVALWSLAAAILLVAIWGTLRGAGPTNRAAPTPLAPPTLLPEIAATNQPVLASAPAPRSLATSRPARRTPTAAPTAAARPVQYWIRFGPTEDLREVEALVARLSQSYAVVGRILTSDRQAGFRVVATPLRLRSAAEERRRTLAAVGIEASVVSDGDGSYRLDLGVFDSPSAAETRARQVRARGYPAVVQPNRVPVYTVVVGPAREAVALAIARTLQASGFAPTISRRP
- a CDS encoding helix-turn-helix domain-containing protein, which gives rise to MTLEASVHAFRLRVIARAQALGNVSQACREFGISRTLFYRWRRRYLAYGPDGVYPRRWGPRRGRPSGLSAQDERAILALALAQPTCGPARLAVQLARPEHGAWHLAPATGTPHGCGDARGSVFAERQRTPITRA